The proteins below are encoded in one region of Saccopteryx leptura isolate mSacLep1 chromosome 1, mSacLep1_pri_phased_curated, whole genome shotgun sequence:
- the LOC136388608 gene encoding olfactory receptor 9Q1 encodes MAEKNLTLVTEFLLIAFTDCPERALPLFLLFLLIYLVTLLGNLGMIILIHMDHGLHTPMYFLLSHLSFTDICYSSVTVPQMMAVLLELGAALSYTRCAAQFFLFTFFGSIDCYLLALMAYDRYVAVCQPLLYVTIMTQKARLSFVAGAYAAGLVSALVRTASAFTLSFCGTNEIDFIFCDLPPLLKLTCGDSYTQEVVIVVFAIFVIPACMMAILVSYLFIIVAIMRIPSAGGRTKTFSTCASHLTAVSLFFGTLIFMYLRGNSGRSSDEDRVVAVLYTTVIPMLNPLIYSLRNKEVKEALRKILNRVKLS; translated from the coding sequence ATGGCAGAGAAGAACCTCACATTAGTGACCGAATTCCTCCTTATAGCATTCACTGACTGTCCTGAACGGGcactgcctctctttctcctgtttctATTAATTTATCTCGTCACCTTGTTGGGAAACTTGGGCATGATTATTCTGATCCACATGGATCACGGGCTCCACACCCCCATGTACTTCCTTTTGAGTCACCTTTCTTTCACGGACATCTGCTACTCGTCTGTCACTGTGCCTCAGATGATGGCCGTGTTGCTGGAGCTTGGGGCAGCTTTATCCTACACACGCTGTGCTGCTCAGTtctttctcttcaccttctttggcTCCATTGACTGCTACCTCCTGGCCCTCATGGCTTATGACCGCTATGTGGCTGTGTGCCAACCCCTCCTTTATGTCACCATCATGACACAGAAGGCCCGTTTGAGTTTTGTGGCTGGGGCTTATGCTGCTGGTCTCGTCAGTGCCCTGGTGCGGACAGCCTCAGCTTTCACTCTCTCCTTCTGTGGAACCAATGAGATCGACTTTATTTTCTGTGACCTCCCTCCTCTTTTAAAGCTGACCTGTGGGGACAGCTATACCCAGGAAGTGGTCATTGTTGTGTTTGCCATTTTTGTTATCCCAGCCTGTATGATGGCGATCTTGGTGTCCTACCTGTTCATCATTGTGGCCATTATGAGGATCCCCTCTGCTGGAGGCAGGACCAAGACCTTCTCTACCTGTGCCTCCCACCTCACTGCTGTGTCGCTTTTCTTTGGCACCCTCATCTTCATGTACCTGCGGGGTAACTCAGGACGGTCCTCAGATGAGGATCGGGTGGTGGCTGTGCTCTACACCACAGTCATTCCCATGTTGAACCCCCTCATTTACAGCCTGAGGAACAAGGAAGTGAAGGAGGCCCTGAGGAAAATTCTCAACAGAGTCAAGTTGTCCTAA